A window of the Butyricimonas virosa genome harbors these coding sequences:
- a CDS encoding L-erythro-3,5-diaminohexanoate dehydrogenase: MDKGCRYGTHRVITPEGTLPQPALRLDNTMSIYDNELLIDVQTLNIDSASYTQIKSACNGDANKMKEMILSIVAERGKMQNPVTGSGGMLIGTVKEIGPNFPDKSLKIGDKIATLVSLSLTPLKINKIKHLDPASDQVDVDAQAILFESGLYTVLPNDIPEKLALAVLDVAGAPAQVARLVKEGDTVCIIGGGGKSGVLCCYQAMKNVGPYGKVIVVEYSEENARRIKDMNLATHVIVADATKVMDVYKKVTAIAGERGCEVTINNVNVPSTEMTSILVTKGQGCVYFFSMATSFTKAALGAEGVGKDINLIVGNGYAKGHAELTLGIIRESEEIRELFNRLYVK, translated from the coding sequence ATGGACAAGGGTTGTAGATACGGAACACACAGGGTAATTACTCCGGAAGGCACACTTCCTCAACCGGCATTAAGGCTGGATAACACGATGAGCATTTATGACAACGAATTGTTGATAGATGTGCAAACATTAAACATCGATTCGGCCAGTTACACGCAGATCAAAAGCGCTTGTAACGGGGATGCGAACAAAATGAAAGAAATGATTCTTTCTATCGTGGCAGAGAGAGGTAAAATGCAAAATCCTGTTACCGGATCGGGTGGTATGCTCATCGGAACGGTGAAAGAGATCGGGCCTAATTTCCCGGACAAATCACTGAAAATCGGAGACAAAATTGCCACGCTGGTTTCCTTATCCCTGACTCCATTAAAAATAAACAAGATCAAACATCTTGATCCGGCATCGGATCAGGTAGACGTGGATGCACAAGCGATCCTATTTGAAAGTGGCCTATACACCGTGCTACCGAATGATATTCCGGAAAAACTGGCATTAGCCGTGTTGGACGTGGCAGGAGCCCCGGCTCAAGTAGCCCGTCTGGTAAAAGAAGGAGATACGGTATGTATCATCGGAGGGGGTGGAAAGTCTGGAGTACTTTGTTGCTACCAGGCCATGAAAAACGTCGGACCTTACGGAAAGGTCATCGTGGTGGAATACTCGGAAGAGAACGCCCGAAGAATCAAAGATATGAATCTCGCCACTCACGTTATTGTCGCCGACGCGACAAAAGTGATGGACGTGTATAAAAAAGTGACTGCGATTGCAGGGGAAAGAGGTTGCGAGGTAACGATTAACAATGTAAACGTTCCCTCAACAGAAATGACCTCGATTCTAGTCACGAAAGGACAAGGATGCGTTTATTTCTTCTCCATGGCGACCAGCTTCACGAAAGCGGCACTGGGAGCTGAAGGAGTAGGAAAAGATATAAATTTAATCGTGGGAAACGGATACGCCAAAGGACACGCCGAACTGACACTGGGTATCATTCGGGAGTCGGAGGAAATTCGGGAACTATTTAACAGACTGTACGTGAAATAA